In one Bombus fervidus isolate BK054 chromosome 16, iyBomFerv1, whole genome shotgun sequence genomic region, the following are encoded:
- the LOC139995501 gene encoding 3,4-dihydroxyphenylacetaldehyde synthase has translation MDTKEFIDFGKAMIDFVANYTDNIRDRNVLADVEPGYLSKLIPEEAPQKPEDWQQVLIDVERFILPGVTHWNSPNFHAFYPAGNSYPAIVADILSDTINCIGLSWIASPACTELEVITLNWMAKLLGLPKQFLHSNEGFGGGVIQGSASETTLIALLTAREQTTRRMKHLYPDLDEAMIKTKLVAYTSDQSNSSVEKGGILASISMRLLPTDEKCVLRGETLLKAVKEDLEKGLIPCCVISTLGTTGTCAFDKLDELGPICNEYNMWLHVDAAYAGAAFICPEYRYLMSGVEYSDSLVVNAHKWLLVNFDCSLFWVKDSRKLIETFNVERIYLKHNSQFQNTEYRIPDYRHWQIPLGRRFRSLKIWFLLRIYGSEGIQRYIRHTIQMAEMFENYVKSDSRFELTTERSMSLICFRLRGDDRLTKELIDRLTKRRKLYIIAATHHGRLIVRFMVGSRLTREEDITFAWEEITSQATEILQSLTVAAEREVHESFKNSEVDIVSRIKSLNIETKTQKIS, from the exons ATGGACACCAAGGAGTTTATCGATTTTGGCAAGGCGATGATCGATTTCGTGGCTAATTATACGGACAACATCAGAGATAGAAATGTCCTTGCGGATGTGGAGCCAGGATATCTTTCTAAACTGATACCGGAAGAAGCTCCGCAGAAACCGGAAGATTGGCAACAAGTGCTTATAGACGTCGAGCGTTTTATTTTACCAGGG gtgACCCATTGGAATTCACCAAATTTCCACGCATTCTATCCAGCGGGAAACTCGTATCCCGCGATCGTAGCTGATATTCTAAGCGACACTATTAACTGTATAGGATTATCGTGGATAGCTTCTCCTGCGTGCACTGAACTAGAAGTAATAACATTGAATTGGATGGCAAAATTATTAGGATTACCAAAACAGTTTCTGCACAGTAACGAAGGATTTGGAGGAGGTGTTATAcag GGATCAGCCAGCGAGACTACGTTAATAGCTTTGTTAACAGCAAGGGAACAAACAACACGTCGTATGAAACATTTATACCCAGATTTGGATGAAGCTATGATCAAGACTAAATTAGTTGCATATACATCTG ATCAATCGAACTCGTCCGTAGAGAAAGGGGGAATATTGGCATCGATTTCTATGAGACTTTTACCTACCGACGAGAAATGTGTCTTACGTGGTGAAACGTTGCTGAAAGCGGTCAAAGAGGATTTAGAGAAAGGTCTAATACCGTGTTGCGTGATATCAACGTTAGGAACTACTGGTACATGTGCTTTCGATAAGCTTGACGAATTGGGACCTATCTGTAACGAATACAATATGTGGTTGCACGTTGATGCAGCTTACGCAG gCGCTGCTTTCATTTGTCCCGAGTATCGATATTTAATGTCCGGCGTTGAATATAGCGATTCCCTTGTTGTGAACGCACACAAGTGGTTGTTAGTTAATTTCGACTGTTCTCTTTTTTG GGTTAAAGATTCTAGGAAACTTATCGAGACGTTTAACGTAGAAAGAATTTACTTAAAACATAATAGCCAATTCCAGAATACAGAGTACAGAATTCCAGATTACAGA caCTGGCAAATTCCTTTGGGTCGTCGTTTCCGCTCCTTAAAAATCTGGTTTTTACTTCGTATATATGGAAGCGAAGGAATCCAGCGGTATATACGACATACGATACAAATGGCGGAGATGTTTGAAAATTATGTTAAATCTGACAGTAGATTTGAACTAACGACAGAGAGATCTATGTCTTTAATCTGTTTCAGATTGAGG gGTGACGATCGGTTGACAAAGGAACTTATCGATCGCCTAACAAAAAGGAGAAAGCTTTATATAATTGCTGCAACGCACCATGGAAGATTAATCGTCCGATTTATGGTAGGTTCCCGTCTTACTCGCGAAGAAGATATCACGTTTGCATGGGAGGAAATTACGAGTCAAGCGACAGAAATTCTGCAATCGTTGACTGTTGCTGCAGAGAGAGAGGTACATGAATCTTTCAAAAATTCGGAAGTCGATATCGTGTCGAGGATAAAAAGTTTGAACATTGAAACAAAAACGCAAAAGATATCGTAG
- the LOC139995631 gene encoding spermine oxidase has protein sequence MLDPCKPEPTVVIIGAGMAGLSAAHRLAQCGLQNFTILEATDRPGGRIHSCWLGDVVAEMGATWIEGGCVANPVFTLAAQEGLLKPPLFRPDPSRGLFCTSDGRAIDLPVSITAYHTFRQIEQQAATLFSLGCGRTHGTLLNFMGVRIQQELHNFPEEQRYDAARVMYGMTNCVRCRCGDDLSLVSADQFGSYIEIPGGNVRVPLGYVGVLAPLLRDLPSCALKYCKPVSCIRWGAISDSCPRAVVKCCDGEEFPADYVIVTVSLGVLKHQHDKLFCPALPAEKVEAICKLGYGYVNKIFLEYARPFWVWKEGGIKLAWSADELADRCDWVKGISIVEELSTSQHVLCAWVCGREAADMELCSDEEVVESITRVLRQFTGDPTLPYPANLLRSKWCMDQYFAGSCSYMGMDSTVGHQCDLASPLPGTCEPIPPILLFAGEATIPGHYSTVHGARLSGIREAERIIQLTKRFGGPPTKTSDNS, from the exons ATGCTAGATCCATGCAAACCAGAACCAACGGTTGTTATTATTGGCGCAGGAATGGCTGGACTTTCAGCGGCGCATCGGTTGGCGCAATGTGGCCTTCAAAATTTCACAATATTAGAGGCAACGGAtag ACCAGGAGGTCGAATTCATTCATGTTGGTTGGGTGATGTGGTGGCCGAGATGGGTGCAACCTGGATCGAAGGAGGGTGCGTGGCGAATCCTGTATTCACGCTAGCCGCTCAAGAAGGTCTTCTGAAGCCACCGCTCTTCAGGCCCGATCCGAGTCGTGGTCTTTTTTGTACAAGCGATGGCCGCGCTATCGATCTTCCTGTCAGCATTACGGCATATCACACGTTTCGGCAGATCGAGCAACAGGCGGCAACTCTTTTCTCTCTAGGTTGTGGCCGCACCCACGGAACGTTGCTGAATTTTATGGGCGTTCGAATTCAGCAGGAGCTCCACAATTTTCCGGAGGAGCAACG ATATGACGCGGCCAGGGTGATGTACGGGATGACAAACTGCGTGAGATGTCGCTGCGGAGATGATCTGTCGTTGGTTTCTGCAGATCAGTTTGGAAGTTATATCGAGATACCTGGTGGTAACGTGAGAGTGCCCCTTGGATACGTCGGAGTGCTCGCACCTCTGTTACGAGATTTGCCGAGTTGTGCTCTCAA ataCTGCAAGCCAGTGAGTTGTATTAGATGGGGCGCCATAAGCGATTCGTGTCCTCGAGCTGTGGTGAAGTGTTGCGATGGCGAAGAATTTCCAGCCGATTATGTGATCGTCACAGTGTCCCTTGGTGTCTTGAAGCACCAACACGATAAACTTTTCTGTCCAGCGTTACCCGCGGAAAAGGTCGAAGCTATTTGCAAATTAGGATACGGATATGTAAATAAGATATTCCTGGAATATGCTAGACCGTTCTGGGTTTGGAAGGAAGGAGGCATTAAATTGGCTTGGTCAGCCGATGAACTGGCTGATAGATGCGACTGGGTAAAAG GGATTTCAATAGTGGAAGAATTATCGACTTCTCAACATGTTTTGTGTGCGTGGGTTTGTGGCCGAGAGGCGGCAGATATGGAATTGTGCTCCGACGAAGAGGTGGTGGAGTCGATAACAAGAGTTCTTCGACAATTTACCGGTGATCCTACACTTCCCTACCCAGCAAATCTTCTCAGAAGCAAATGGTGCATGGATCAATACTTTGCTGGTTCATGTAGTTATATGGGGATGGACAGTACCGTTGGTCATCAATGTGATTTAGCTAGTCCATTGCCAG GTACCTGCGAGCCTATACCACCGATTCTTTTATTCGCCGGAGAAGCTACGATTCCAGGACATTACAGTACAGTACACGGCGCCAGATTGAGTGGTATTCGCGAAGCGGAaagaataattcaattaactAAACGATTCGGTGGTCCACCAACGAAAACATCCGATAACAGCTGA